One window from the genome of Acidihalobacter ferrooxydans encodes:
- the rlmE gene encoding 23S rRNA (uridine(2552)-2'-O)-methyltransferase RlmE: MARSKSSKRWLKEHFDDEYVHKAQAEGMRSRAAYKLIELDQRAALLKPGMRVVDLGAAPGGWSQVACSKVGPAGRVLANDILPMDELAGVEFVQGDFREEAVLQALLDRLGGRIADLVISDMAPNMSGVDAVDQPRAMILAELAVEMAGQVLKPGGALVMKLFQGEGSDALLREVRQRFQKVSVRKPKASRPRSREVYIVAVGHKL; the protein is encoded by the coding sequence GTGGCCCGTAGCAAGAGCAGCAAGCGCTGGCTCAAGGAACACTTTGACGATGAATATGTGCACAAGGCGCAAGCCGAGGGCATGCGTTCGCGGGCCGCGTACAAACTGATCGAGCTTGATCAACGCGCTGCATTGCTCAAACCGGGCATGCGCGTCGTGGATCTGGGCGCTGCGCCGGGTGGCTGGAGTCAGGTCGCATGCAGCAAGGTAGGGCCAGCGGGGCGCGTGCTGGCAAACGATATACTGCCGATGGATGAATTGGCCGGCGTGGAATTCGTGCAGGGCGATTTCCGTGAGGAGGCTGTTCTGCAGGCTTTGCTGGATCGCTTGGGCGGGCGTATCGCGGACCTTGTAATTTCGGATATGGCACCCAACATGAGTGGTGTGGACGCGGTCGATCAGCCACGAGCGATGATTCTGGCTGAATTGGCCGTGGAAATGGCCGGTCAGGTACTCAAGCCGGGTGGCGCGCTCGTCATGAAGTTGTTCCAGGGCGAGGGGTCGGACGCTTTATTACGGGAAGTGCGGCAGCGATTCCAGAAGGTTTCGGTACGCAAGCCCAAGGCTTCACGGCCACGTAGTCGTGAGGTATATATCGTGGCCGTGGGCCACAAACTATAG
- a CDS encoding YhbY family RNA-binding protein, giving the protein MELDIQQRRALKAQAHHLKPVILIGQKGLHEALREELENALNHHELVKIKIAADRDSANVIVERLLDMTGATLIQRIGGTATLYRKRPEDL; this is encoded by the coding sequence ATGGAACTGGATATACAGCAACGCCGCGCTCTCAAAGCCCAGGCACATCATCTGAAACCGGTCATTCTGATCGGCCAGAAAGGGCTGCACGAAGCCCTGCGTGAAGAACTCGAAAACGCGTTGAATCACCATGAACTCGTGAAGATCAAAATAGCCGCAGACCGAGATAGCGCAAACGTGATCGTCGAACGTCTACTCGACATGACAGGCGCTACGCTGATTCAGCGTATCGGAGGCACGGCAACGCTGTATCGCAAACGCCCGGAGGACCTGTGA
- a CDS encoding NADH-quinone oxidoreductase subunit A: MLENYLPILIFVLVGVIIGGAPLAMGMMLGPRRPDPAKDAPYECGFEAFEDSRMKFDVRFYLVAILFIVFDLEIAFLFPWAVALGHVGLFGLLAMGLFLGILVVGFIYEWKKGALEWE, from the coding sequence ATGCTGGAGAACTATCTCCCAATACTGATTTTCGTGCTCGTCGGTGTGATTATCGGCGGAGCGCCTCTCGCAATGGGCATGATGCTTGGTCCACGTCGACCGGACCCGGCCAAGGATGCGCCCTATGAATGCGGTTTCGAGGCGTTTGAAGACTCGCGCATGAAATTTGATGTGCGTTTCTATCTCGTGGCGATCTTGTTCATCGTGTTCGATCTTGAGATTGCCTTTTTGTTTCCGTGGGCGGTCGCGCTGGGACATGTCGGCCTTTTCGGCCTGCTGGCAATGGGGCTGTTTCTCGGCATTTTGGTCGTCGGATTTATCTACGAGTGGAAAAAGGGGGCGCTGGAATGGGAGTAG
- the glmM gene encoding phosphoglucosamine mutase — protein sequence MRQRQFFGTDGIRGRVGAMPMTPDFVLRLGWAAGRVLAQDGRRLVLVGKDTRISGYMFESVLESGLSAAGVNTRLIGPMPTPGVAYLTRTFHANAGIVISASHNPYYDNGIKFFSGTGRKLPDSLEERIEAELQGDMKVVDSAELGKVERLRDAVGRYIEFCKSTVPNGASLQGLKVVVDCANGATYQVAPAVFTELGAKVVPLCTDPDGLNINAGCGSTNPERLADVVLSQHADLGVALDGDGDRVIMVDSGGEILDGDDLLFIMAKARLRQGSLGGGVAGTVMSNLGLERAFADLGVPFARAAVGDRFVMELLHTKGWQLGGETSGHLISLDRQTTGDGIIAALEVLVELVYSGSSLQQLRAGFQKYPQVLLNVPMREGFDLARNAAVTTAFDEASASLGEKGRILLRPSGTEPLLRVMVEGRDTRQVRSLAEHLAAVVRDAQG from the coding sequence ATGAGGCAAAGACAATTTTTTGGGACTGACGGCATACGCGGTCGGGTTGGCGCGATGCCCATGACGCCGGATTTTGTCCTGCGGCTGGGTTGGGCGGCCGGGCGGGTACTGGCTCAGGATGGGCGGCGTCTGGTGCTGGTCGGGAAGGACACGCGTATTTCCGGTTATATGTTCGAATCGGTACTTGAGTCAGGGCTTTCGGCGGCCGGGGTCAACACGCGACTCATTGGGCCTATGCCGACGCCTGGTGTTGCGTATCTCACGCGTACATTTCATGCCAATGCCGGTATCGTGATCAGCGCATCTCACAATCCGTATTATGACAACGGAATCAAGTTCTTTTCGGGCACCGGTCGAAAGCTGCCAGACAGCCTTGAGGAGCGAATCGAGGCTGAACTTCAAGGTGACATGAAGGTTGTCGATTCCGCCGAGCTGGGCAAGGTCGAGCGGTTGCGGGATGCGGTTGGTCGGTATATCGAGTTCTGTAAAAGTACCGTACCCAACGGAGCCAGCTTGCAGGGCTTGAAGGTTGTGGTGGATTGCGCGAACGGCGCCACATATCAGGTGGCACCGGCGGTGTTTACCGAGCTGGGCGCCAAGGTGGTTCCGCTTTGCACTGATCCTGACGGGCTGAACATCAATGCGGGTTGCGGCTCGACTAATCCGGAGCGATTGGCTGACGTTGTGCTGAGTCAGCACGCCGATCTTGGGGTCGCCCTGGATGGCGACGGTGATCGCGTGATCATGGTGGATAGCGGCGGCGAAATTCTTGATGGTGACGACCTGCTGTTTATCATGGCAAAAGCGCGTTTGCGCCAGGGTTCGCTGGGTGGTGGCGTGGCCGGAACGGTCATGAGCAATTTGGGGCTCGAGCGCGCATTCGCTGATCTGGGGGTGCCGTTTGCGCGTGCGGCAGTCGGTGATCGCTTTGTCATGGAGCTATTGCATACGAAGGGTTGGCAACTGGGTGGGGAGACTTCAGGCCATTTGATTAGCTTGGATCGACAAACCACCGGTGACGGGATCATTGCTGCCCTCGAAGTGCTTGTCGAACTCGTGTACAGCGGTAGTTCCTTGCAACAGCTGCGTGCGGGTTTCCAGAAATATCCACAAGTACTGCTCAACGTGCCGATGCGTGAGGGTTTTGATCTTGCGCGCAACGCCGCTGTCACAACGGCGTTTGATGAGGCAAGCGCGTCCTTGGGAGAAAAGGGGCGTATATTGTTGCGGCCATCAGGTACGGAGCCCTTGCTGCGGGTGATGGTCGAAGGGCGCGACACGCGTCAGGTCCGGTCACTGGCCGAACATTTGGCGGCGGTGGTACGCGACGCCCAGGGCTGA
- the tpiA gene encoding triose-phosphate isomerase, whose amino-acid sequence MRQRMVAGNWKLNGSKELTRSLLAGITTGLHDDVSADVVVCPPFVYLEQAAAALADSCVKLGAQNVCAETSGAFTGEISADMLREVGCQYVIVGHSERRSLYAESDNLVARKFVAARDSGLTPILCVGETLNERERGVTEQVIARQLQEVISLAGAETVASAVIAYEPVWAIGSGLTATPDQAQAVHAFMRERLRDSGAKADACCMLYGGSVKPSNAAELFSMPDIDGGLIGGASLVVGDFLAICRAA is encoded by the coding sequence ATGCGGCAGCGAATGGTAGCAGGGAACTGGAAACTGAATGGTTCCAAAGAACTGACGCGTTCGCTTTTGGCAGGCATTACCACGGGTCTCCATGATGATGTCAGTGCGGATGTGGTTGTCTGTCCGCCGTTCGTATATCTAGAGCAGGCCGCCGCAGCGCTGGCCGATTCATGTGTGAAGCTGGGCGCACAGAATGTCTGTGCAGAAACTTCCGGTGCTTTTACCGGTGAGATTTCGGCAGACATGCTGCGAGAAGTGGGTTGCCAGTATGTGATTGTCGGCCATTCCGAACGGCGTAGTTTGTACGCCGAGAGCGATAATCTGGTGGCTCGAAAGTTCGTTGCGGCGCGCGATTCCGGCTTGACACCGATTCTTTGCGTCGGCGAAACCTTGAATGAGCGCGAACGCGGTGTGACCGAGCAAGTGATTGCACGGCAGTTGCAAGAAGTTATATCGCTTGCTGGAGCAGAGACGGTGGCGAGTGCGGTGATCGCTTATGAACCGGTCTGGGCGATCGGCAGCGGCTTGACCGCGACGCCGGATCAGGCGCAGGCCGTGCATGCGTTCATGCGCGAGCGCTTGAGGGACTCGGGCGCCAAGGCGGATGCTTGCTGCATGCTCTATGGAGGCAGCGTGAAGCCTTCCAATGCGGCAGAACTTTTTTCCATGCCGGATATCGATGGCGGTTTGATTGGCGGGGCGTCTCTCGTCGTAGGTGATTTTCTGGCGATCTGCCGTGCTGCCTGA
- the greA gene encoding transcription elongation factor GreA, with protein sequence MSKVPLTLRGAEMLRTELQKLKSEDRPRVVAAIAEARAHGDLKENAEYHAAREQQGFIEGRIKEIEAKLGNAQVIDVTQLNAEGKVVFGATVELADEDTGDEVTYQIVGEDEADSKKGRISVSSPIARALIGKEEGDIAVVHAPGGTREYEILAVRYE encoded by the coding sequence ATGAGCAAAGTGCCGTTGACGCTCCGTGGAGCCGAGATGCTCAGAACGGAATTGCAGAAGCTCAAGTCCGAAGACCGCCCGCGCGTGGTGGCCGCGATCGCGGAAGCGCGTGCGCATGGTGATTTGAAAGAAAATGCCGAGTATCACGCCGCTCGTGAGCAGCAGGGTTTCATCGAGGGCCGCATCAAGGAAATCGAGGCGAAACTGGGTAACGCGCAGGTCATCGACGTGACCCAATTGAATGCCGAAGGTAAGGTGGTGTTCGGCGCGACGGTCGAATTGGCGGACGAGGATACGGGCGACGAAGTGACCTATCAGATCGTTGGCGAGGACGAGGCCGATAGCAAGAAAGGCCGCATTTCAGTCAGTTCGCCGATCGCCCGCGCGCTAATCGGCAAGGAAGAGGGTGACATCGCCGTGGTTCATGCGCCTGGCGGTACCCGTGAGTATGAAATTCTCGCGGTACGCTACGAATAG
- the folP gene encoding dihydropteroate synthase: MTELSHGAASEYRVPPSSFITLRCGAHVLDLSRPRLMGVLNVTPDSFSDGGRYAVPEEALKHAWAMVEEGASIIDVGGESTRPGAADVSVDEELRRVVPVVEALTRELPVPVSVDTRRVEVMRRALAAGAGMINDINALQEPGAIAAVTQSDAAICLMHMQGQPKTMQQAPVYRDVVDEVAGYLCSRADACRSEGIEAERIVLDPGIGFGKTLAHNLALMRELPTLTAYGYPVLVGVSRKSLIGVILDGATVDQRLFGSVGGALAAALCGARLLRVHDVKATADALRVALAFTGVDEEAR; the protein is encoded by the coding sequence ATGACCGAGCTTTCACATGGGGCGGCATCCGAGTATCGGGTACCGCCCTCTTCTTTTATAACGCTGCGCTGCGGCGCGCATGTGCTTGATCTGTCCAGGCCACGGCTGATGGGCGTGTTGAACGTCACGCCGGACTCGTTCTCTGATGGTGGGCGTTATGCAGTGCCTGAGGAAGCGCTTAAGCATGCCTGGGCGATGGTTGAAGAGGGCGCCTCGATCATTGATGTCGGGGGCGAATCGACACGCCCTGGGGCGGCTGACGTGTCTGTGGATGAAGAGCTACGGCGCGTGGTGCCGGTGGTAGAGGCGTTGACGCGCGAGTTGCCTGTCCCGGTTTCGGTCGATACAAGGCGTGTCGAGGTAATGCGTCGTGCTTTGGCGGCCGGAGCCGGGATGATCAATGACATCAATGCGCTACAGGAGCCAGGGGCGATAGCTGCAGTAACGCAGAGTGATGCTGCGATATGTCTGATGCATATGCAGGGGCAACCGAAAACCATGCAGCAGGCACCGGTGTATCGTGACGTAGTCGATGAGGTGGCCGGGTATCTGTGCTCCCGTGCGGACGCCTGTCGATCGGAAGGTATCGAAGCAGAACGGATCGTCCTTGATCCGGGGATCGGGTTCGGTAAAACGCTGGCACACAATCTTGCGTTGATGCGTGAGTTGCCGACGCTGACCGCGTATGGCTATCCGGTTTTGGTCGGCGTATCGCGCAAAAGTCTGATCGGAGTTATTTTGGATGGCGCAACGGTCGATCAGCGCCTGTTCGGAAGTGTCGGCGGAGCGCTTGCTGCGGCTCTGTGCGGCGCTCGTCTGCTGCGTGTCCATGATGTAAAAGCGACGGCGGATGCGCTGCGCGTGGCATTGGCGTTTACAGGTGTGGATGAAGAGGCGCGATGA
- a CDS encoding NADH-quinone oxidoreductase subunit C: MTDVLNNLSEALENRFGDAIERPCEKYGELTISVVASKLLDVARALRDEAEFGFEQLIDVCGVDYLHYGVDEWRTTEASAEGFGRGVNPATAAYFSFDEPPPEGHHEGPRFAVVYHLLSISTNRRLRMKVDCADDEQPRVDSVTKIWPAANWFEREAFDLFGILFDGHPDLRRLLTDYGFVGHPFRKDFPLVGHVEMRYDPEQARVIYEPVSIEPRVLVPRVIRHDNRNAAHGKPDGEVADA, translated from the coding sequence ATGACGGATGTCTTGAACAACTTGTCCGAGGCGCTCGAAAACCGCTTCGGAGACGCCATAGAGCGGCCATGTGAGAAATACGGCGAGCTGACGATTTCGGTCGTCGCGTCTAAGCTTCTCGATGTCGCCAGGGCACTGCGTGACGAGGCCGAATTCGGTTTCGAACAGTTGATTGATGTGTGTGGTGTCGATTACCTGCACTACGGTGTCGATGAATGGCGTACCACCGAAGCTTCTGCCGAGGGTTTCGGCCGAGGGGTCAATCCGGCAACTGCGGCGTATTTCAGTTTCGACGAACCGCCGCCTGAAGGCCACCATGAAGGACCGCGGTTTGCGGTCGTTTATCACTTGTTGTCCATCTCGACGAATCGCCGTCTGCGCATGAAAGTCGACTGCGCTGATGATGAGCAGCCACGAGTAGACAGTGTGACGAAGATCTGGCCGGCTGCGAACTGGTTTGAGCGTGAGGCATTCGATCTGTTCGGGATTTTGTTCGATGGGCATCCGGACCTGCGTCGCCTGCTGACCGATTACGGCTTCGTCGGGCATCCTTTCCGTAAGGATTTTCCGTTGGTCGGGCATGTAGAGATGCGCTACGACCCGGAACAGGCGCGCGTCATTTACGAACCGGTCAGTATCGAGCCGCGCGTCCTGGTGCCGCGCGTCATTCGGCACGATAACCGCAATGCGGCGCATGGCAAGCCCGACGGCGAGGTGGCCGATGCCTGA
- the ftsH gene encoding ATP-dependent zinc metalloprotease FtsH, with protein MNDLVKNIILWAVIAVVLMSVFNNFSQQGSSSSSTMSYSQFIGAVKGGQVRSVKIDGDTLTGVTNGGSKFTTYAPPNDTGMLGDLLNNGVDVTAAPPKKESLLLSILISWFPMLLLIGVWLYFMRQMQGGGGGRGAMSFGKSRARMMTEDQVKVTFADVAGVEEAKEEVSELVEFLRDPGKFQKLGGKIPRGVLMVGSPGTGKTLLAKAIAGEAKVPFFSISGSDFVEMFVGVGASRVRDMFEQAKKHAPCIIFIDEIDAVGRHRGAGVGGGHDEREQTLNQLLVEMDGFEGTEGIIVIAATNRPDVLDPALLRPGRFDRQVVVPLPDVRGREQILKVHMRRVPIGADVEPSIIARGTPGFSGADLANLVNEASLFAARANKRSVDMIEFERAKDKIMMGSERRSMVMGDNEKKQTAYHESGHAIVGLVVPDHDPVYKVSIIPRGRALGVTMFLPEEDRYSYSKQRLESQISSLFGGRIAEELIFGGEHVTTGASNDIERATDIARNMVTKWGLSERLGPLAYSEEEGEVFLGRSVTQHKQVSDETAHTIDEEIRAVIERNYNRAKQILIDNMDKLHMMSEALIKYETIDTKQIEDIMSGKQPRPPSDWDQDSGSSSGPTASSGEQPSGADSGSGKIGDPASMH; from the coding sequence TTGAACGATCTGGTCAAAAACATCATTTTATGGGCGGTCATCGCGGTCGTGCTGATGTCTGTGTTCAATAATTTCAGTCAGCAGGGCAGTTCGTCCAGCTCGACGATGAGCTATTCGCAGTTCATCGGAGCAGTCAAGGGCGGGCAGGTGCGCAGCGTGAAAATCGATGGCGATACACTCACGGGCGTCACCAACGGTGGCAGTAAATTCACCACCTATGCGCCGCCCAATGACACCGGGATGCTCGGCGATCTGCTGAACAATGGTGTGGACGTGACTGCCGCGCCGCCCAAGAAAGAATCTCTCCTGCTGTCGATCCTGATCAGTTGGTTCCCGATGCTGCTCTTGATAGGCGTGTGGTTGTATTTCATGCGCCAGATGCAAGGCGGTGGCGGTGGGCGCGGGGCCATGTCGTTCGGCAAGAGCCGCGCGCGCATGATGACCGAAGATCAGGTCAAGGTGACCTTTGCCGATGTCGCCGGTGTCGAAGAGGCCAAGGAAGAGGTTTCCGAACTGGTGGAGTTTTTGCGCGATCCGGGAAAATTCCAGAAGCTCGGCGGCAAGATCCCGCGCGGTGTGCTCATGGTGGGTTCGCCGGGTACAGGTAAGACTTTGCTGGCCAAGGCCATTGCCGGCGAGGCAAAAGTACCGTTTTTCAGTATTTCCGGTTCTGATTTCGTCGAGATGTTTGTCGGTGTCGGCGCTTCGCGCGTGCGCGACATGTTCGAGCAGGCGAAAAAACATGCGCCATGCATTATTTTCATCGACGAAATAGATGCTGTCGGCCGTCATCGTGGCGCCGGAGTGGGCGGAGGTCACGATGAGCGCGAGCAGACCCTGAACCAGTTGCTTGTCGAGATGGATGGTTTCGAGGGTACCGAAGGCATCATTGTGATTGCTGCGACGAACCGTCCCGATGTGCTTGATCCGGCCTTGCTGCGCCCCGGCCGTTTCGATCGGCAGGTGGTCGTGCCACTGCCTGACGTGCGCGGGCGCGAGCAGATTCTCAAGGTGCATATGCGTCGGGTGCCGATCGGCGCCGATGTTGAACCATCGATTATTGCGCGCGGCACCCCCGGATTTTCCGGTGCGGATCTGGCCAACCTTGTCAACGAAGCGTCCTTGTTCGCTGCACGTGCCAACAAACGCTCGGTCGACATGATCGAGTTCGAACGGGCCAAAGACAAGATCATGATGGGCTCCGAGCGCCGCTCGATGGTGATGGGAGACAACGAGAAGAAGCAGACGGCGTACCATGAGTCCGGGCATGCGATCGTCGGTTTGGTGGTGCCGGATCATGACCCTGTGTACAAGGTCAGCATTATTCCCCGCGGCCGCGCGCTGGGTGTGACGATGTTCCTGCCTGAGGAAGATCGGTACAGCTACAGCAAGCAACGCTTGGAAAGCCAGATATCAAGTCTGTTCGGCGGGCGCATTGCCGAAGAATTGATCTTCGGCGGTGAGCATGTCACGACAGGCGCTTCGAATGATATCGAACGTGCAACTGATATCGCCCGGAACATGGTGACGAAGTGGGGCTTGTCAGAGCGCCTCGGGCCGCTTGCCTACAGCGAAGAAGAAGGCGAAGTCTTTCTGGGTCGAAGCGTGACGCAACATAAACAGGTTTCGGACGAAACCGCGCATACGATCGACGAAGAAATTCGTGCGGTCATTGAACGCAACTACAACCGGGCGAAACAGATATTGATCGATAATATGGACAAGCTGCACATGATGTCTGAGGCCTTGATCAAATATGAAACGATCGATACCAAGCAGATAGAGGACATTATGTCCGGCAAACAGCCGCGCCCGCCGTCCGATTGGGACCAGGACAGCGGTTCATCTTCGGGGCCAACCGCGTCGAGTGGTGAACAACCGAGTGGCGCAGACAGCGGCAGCGGTAAAATCGGTGACCCGGCCAGTATGCATTGA
- the secG gene encoding preprotein translocase subunit SecG — MLYSLLIGLQVVVALAIIVLVLVQHGKGADAGAAFGSGASGTVFGSQGSGSFLSRATAVLAFVFFVNSLGLTYLSAHPSTGVSIINQPGAQQILDGKGTAPAPAGATTKAPAPASSTSDVPPAKSDVPPTKSDVPKP, encoded by the coding sequence ATGCTGTATTCGCTGTTGATTGGTTTGCAGGTGGTCGTTGCCCTGGCCATCATTGTTCTGGTGCTCGTGCAGCACGGTAAAGGGGCTGACGCTGGCGCCGCATTTGGCAGCGGCGCGTCAGGTACGGTGTTCGGCTCACAGGGATCCGGCTCCTTTTTGAGCCGCGCCACTGCGGTATTAGCGTTCGTGTTTTTCGTCAACAGTCTTGGTCTGACCTATCTGTCGGCGCATCCCAGCACCGGTGTAAGTATCATTAATCAGCCTGGTGCACAGCAGATACTGGACGGTAAAGGGACGGCTCCCGCGCCTGCGGGCGCCACGACAAAGGCTCCCGCTCCTGCGTCATCCACGTCGGATGTGCCCCCAGCCAAGTCGGATGTGCCGCCGACCAAATCGGATGTGCCAAAGCCATGA
- a CDS encoding NADH-quinone oxidoreductase subunit D: MPEIRNYTINFGPQHPSAHGVLRLVLEMDGEVIERADPHIGLLHRGTEKLAESKPYNQSIGYMDRLDYVSMMCNEHGYVLAIEKLMGVEVPLRAQYIRVMFDEITRLLNHLLWLGAHALDIGAMSVFLYAFREREDLMDCYEAVSGARLHATYYRPGGVYRDLPDSMPKYAESRWRNARETARLNDERSGSMLDFLEAFTARFPGCVDEYETLLTDNRIWKQRTVDIGVVSPERALALGFTGPMLRGSGVEWDLRKKQPYEVYDRLDFDIPVGANGDSYDRYLVRVEEMRQANRLIRQCIDWLRKNPGPVMSSDHKLTPPPREAMKAQMESLIHHFKLFTEGYCLPEGEAYAAVEHPKGEFGVYLVSDGANKPYRLKVRAPGFVHLSALDEMCRGHMLADVVAIIGTQDIVFGEVDR; the protein is encoded by the coding sequence ATGCCTGAAATTCGCAATTACACGATCAATTTCGGTCCTCAACATCCGTCCGCGCACGGCGTGTTGCGTCTGGTGCTGGAGATGGATGGCGAGGTCATCGAGCGCGCCGATCCGCATATCGGTCTGTTGCATCGGGGCACCGAGAAACTGGCCGAGAGCAAGCCCTACAATCAGAGCATCGGTTATATGGATCGGCTCGATTACGTGTCGATGATGTGTAACGAGCATGGTTACGTACTCGCCATCGAGAAACTGATGGGGGTCGAGGTGCCGCTGCGGGCGCAGTACATCCGCGTCATGTTTGACGAAATTACTCGGCTTCTCAATCATTTGCTGTGGTTGGGCGCGCACGCGCTGGATATTGGCGCGATGAGTGTATTTTTGTACGCCTTCCGTGAGCGTGAAGACCTCATGGATTGCTATGAAGCGGTATCGGGTGCGCGGCTGCATGCGACTTATTATCGGCCGGGAGGCGTGTACCGCGATTTGCCGGACAGCATGCCAAAGTATGCTGAATCGCGCTGGCGCAATGCGCGTGAAACGGCGCGGCTCAATGACGAGCGCAGCGGCTCCATGCTCGATTTCCTTGAGGCATTCACGGCGCGCTTTCCCGGCTGCGTGGACGAGTATGAAACCCTCCTGACCGATAATCGGATCTGGAAACAGCGGACGGTGGACATCGGGGTCGTGTCGCCCGAGCGTGCTCTGGCCTTGGGTTTCACCGGGCCGATGTTGCGCGGATCGGGGGTCGAGTGGGACTTGCGTAAAAAACAGCCCTACGAAGTCTATGATCGGCTCGATTTCGATATTCCGGTAGGGGCTAATGGTGACAGCTATGATCGGTATCTGGTGCGCGTCGAGGAAATGCGCCAGGCCAATCGACTGATCAGGCAATGCATTGACTGGCTGCGCAAGAATCCAGGCCCGGTGATGTCCAGCGATCATAAGTTGACGCCGCCGCCACGCGAGGCGATGAAGGCGCAGATGGAATCGCTGATCCATCATTTCAAGCTTTTTACAGAGGGTTATTGCCTGCCAGAAGGCGAAGCCTATGCGGCGGTCGAGCACCCCAAAGGCGAGTTCGGCGTCTACCTGGTGTCTGATGGGGCAAACAAGCCGTATCGGCTGAAGGTGCGCGCGCCGGGCTTTGTGCATCTGTCCGCTTTGGATGAAATGTGTCGCGGCCACATGCTCGCCGATGTGGTGGCGATCATTGGTACGCAGGATATCGTGTTCGGTGAGGTGGACCGCTGA
- a CDS encoding NuoB/complex I 20 kDa subunit family protein, whose amino-acid sequence MGVEGVLEQGWVTTSADKLINWARTGSLWPMTFGLACCAVEMMHAGAARYDLDRFGVIFRPSPRQSDVMIVAGTLVNKMAPALRKVYDQMAEPRWVISMGSCANGGGYYHYSYAVVRGCDRIVPVDIYVPGCPPTAEALLYGILQLQNKIRRTNTIAR is encoded by the coding sequence ATGGGAGTAGAGGGCGTTCTCGAACAAGGCTGGGTGACGACAAGCGCCGACAAGCTCATCAATTGGGCGCGCACGGGTTCATTGTGGCCGATGACTTTTGGGCTGGCCTGCTGCGCGGTCGAAATGATGCATGCAGGGGCGGCGCGCTACGATCTGGATCGCTTCGGTGTCATTTTCCGACCCAGTCCACGGCAGTCGGATGTCATGATTGTCGCCGGTACTCTGGTTAATAAAATGGCGCCTGCGCTACGCAAGGTTTACGATCAAATGGCCGAGCCTCGATGGGTTATTTCCATGGGCTCCTGTGCCAATGGCGGTGGTTATTACCATTATTCATACGCTGTAGTGCGCGGTTGTGACCGGATCGTTCCTGTGGATATTTATGTCCCGGGTTGTCCGCCGACAGCCGAGGCGTTGTTGTATGGTATTTTGCAGTTGCAGAACAAAATTCGCCGAACCAATACCATCGCGCGCTGA